One part of the Glycine soja cultivar W05 chromosome 11, ASM419377v2, whole genome shotgun sequence genome encodes these proteins:
- the LOC114373582 gene encoding uncharacterized protein LOC114373582 isoform X2, translated as MMVEQLAVAKPSRPSDEVQVRIANEIRAEFDALEPKRPIKPNRSEPDAVLQHPPDASVNNIPELHKFRSLQSRSHAIISSAGIVDAHDEFVETQYYKELAAIDKQHHTTGSGFIKAVREGGEGGYEIHVNAAETQPRGYKSNPATNDWVPNSEEYQF; from the exons ATGATGGTGGAACAGTTGGCGGTGGCGAAGCCGAGCCGGCCGAGCGACGAGGTGCAAGTGAGGATCGCTAATGAGATCAGAGCCGAATTCGATGCCTTGGAACCAAAGCGACCCATCAAACCCAACAGAAGCGAACCCGACGCCGTTTTGCAACACCCCCCCGACGCCTCCGTCAATAATATACCTGAGCTTCACAAGTTTCGATCCCTTCAATCTCGCTCTCAT GCTATAATTTCATCGGCGGGGATTGTGGATGCACATGATGAGTTTGTGGAGACGCAGTACTATAAAGAATTGGCAGCGATTGACAAACAGCATCACACG ACAGGGAGTGGGTTCATAAAGGCGGTGAGAGAAGGAGGGGAAGGTGGATATGAGATTCATGTTAATGCTGCTGAAACCCAACCCAGAGGCTATAAAAGCAACCCTGCCACCAACGACTGGGTTCCTAACTCTGAGGAATATCag TTTTGA
- the LOC114373520 gene encoding cytochrome P450 81E8-like, giving the protein MEGNLINILYLLIFLISLKLLFFRKRLKNPAPSPPSLPIIGNLHQLKKQPLHRALYDLSQKYGPNNILSLRFGSQPVLVVSSASAAEECFTKNDIIFANRFRSSLTKYIGFNHTIITASSYGDHWRNLRRISSLEILSNHRLNSFLGVRKDETMKLLRKLAKGSDKDFRRVELRPMFSELTFNIIIKMVCGKRYYGEEYDGTNAEEAKRFREIMNEISQFGLGSNLADFVPLFRLFSSRKKLRKVGEKLDAFFQGLIDEHRNKKESSNTMIGHLLSSQESQPEYYTDQTIKGLIMALYVAGTETSAVALEWAMSNLLNSPEVLEKARVELDTQVGQDRLIEEADVTKLQYLQNIISETLRLHPPLSMLLPHLSSEDCTVGSYDVPRNTMLMVNAWAIHRDPKIWADPTSFKPERFENGPVDAHKLISFGLGRRACPGAGMAQRTLGLTLGSLIQCFEWKRIGEEKVDMTEGGGTIVPKAIPLDAQCKARPIISKIF; this is encoded by the exons ATGGAAGGCAACCTTATCAACATCCTTTACCTCTTAATTTTTCTCATCAGTTTAAAACTACTATTCTTCAGAAAAAGGTTAAAAAACCCAGCACCAAGTCCACCATCTCTTCCAATAATCGGAAACCTCCATCAGCTGAAGAAACAGCCACTTCACCGAGCCTTGTACGACCTCTCACAGAAATATGGCCCTAATAATATCCTCTCTCTGCGGTTCGGGTCCCAACCCGTCCTCGTCGTTTCGTCCGCATCCGCAGCGGAAGAATGTTTCACCAAAAACGACATCATCTTCGCGAACCGTTTTCGCTCTTCATTGACAAAGTACATCGGCTTCAACCACACCATTATTACAGCATCATCGTACGGCGACCACTGGCGCAACTTACGTCGTATAAGCTCGCTCGAGATTCTCTCCAACCACCGTCTCAACTCCTTTTTAGGGGTCCGAAAGGACGAGACCATGAAGTTGCTTCGAAAGCTGGCTAAGGGTTCTGATAAAGACTTCAGGAGAGTGGAGCTGAGGCCAATGTTTTCGGAGTTAACGTtcaacattatcataaaaatgGTGTGTGGCAAACGCTACTACGGCGAGGAATACGATGGGACCAACGCCGAGGAGGCTAAGAGGTTTAGAGAGATCATGAATGAGATATCGCAGTTTGGGTTGGGGTCCAACCTTGCAGATTTTGTGCCGCTTTTCAGATTGTTTAGTAGTcgcaaaaagttacgaaaggTTGGAGAGAAGCTAGACGCGTTCTTCCAAGGACTCATTGATGAGCATCGGAATAAGAAGGAAAGTTCAAATACCATGATCGGCCATCTGCTTTCCTCACAAGAGTCACAGCCAGAGTATTATACTGACCAAACTATCAAGGGCCTTATAATG GCGTTATATGTGGCTGGCACAGAGACTTCCGCTGTAGCATTAGAGTGGGCAATGTCCAATTTACTGAACAGTCCAGAAGTGTTGGAGAAAGCAAGGGTTGAATTGGACACTCAAGTTGGACAAGACCGTTTGATAGAGGAAGCAGATGTTACTAAATTACAGTACCTTCAGAACATTATCTCCGAGACTCTGCGATTGCATCCACCACTGTCAATGTTGTTGCCGCATTTATCATCTGAAGACTGCACCGTGGGAAGTTATGACGTGCCAcgtaacacaatgttaatggtGAATGCATGGGCCATTCATAGGGACCCAAAAATATGGGCTGATCCAACGAGCTTTAAGCCCGAGAGGTTTGAGAATGGACCAGTAGATGCTCACAAGCTAATCTCTTTTGGATTGGGGAGGAGAGCGTGTCCTGGTGCAGGCATGGCCCAAAGAACTCTGGGCTTGACTTTAGGTTCGTTGATTCAATGTTTTGAGTGGAAAAGGATTGGTGAGGAAAAAGTAGATATGACCGAAGGGGGGGGAACTATAGTGCCCAAGGCCATTCCATTGGATGCCCAATGTAAAGCACGTCCGATCATTAGCAAGATTTTCTAA
- the LOC114373582 gene encoding uncharacterized protein LOC114373582 isoform X1 gives MMVEQLAVAKPSRPSDEVQVRIANEIRAEFDALEPKRPIKPNRSEPDAVLQHPPDASVNNIPELHKFRSLQSRSHAIISSAGIVDAHDEFVETQYYKELAAIDKQHHTTGSGFIKAVREGGEGGYEIHVNAAETQPRGYKSNPATNDWVPNSEEYQVFVSSKPNRRRVLDDIAR, from the exons ATGATGGTGGAACAGTTGGCGGTGGCGAAGCCGAGCCGGCCGAGCGACGAGGTGCAAGTGAGGATCGCTAATGAGATCAGAGCCGAATTCGATGCCTTGGAACCAAAGCGACCCATCAAACCCAACAGAAGCGAACCCGACGCCGTTTTGCAACACCCCCCCGACGCCTCCGTCAATAATATACCTGAGCTTCACAAGTTTCGATCCCTTCAATCTCGCTCTCAT GCTATAATTTCATCGGCGGGGATTGTGGATGCACATGATGAGTTTGTGGAGACGCAGTACTATAAAGAATTGGCAGCGATTGACAAACAGCATCACACG ACAGGGAGTGGGTTCATAAAGGCGGTGAGAGAAGGAGGGGAAGGTGGATATGAGATTCATGTTAATGCTGCTGAAACCCAACCCAGAGGCTATAAAAGCAACCCTGCCACCAACGACTGGGTTCCTAACTCTGAGGAATATCag GTTTTCGTCTCGTCCAAGCCAAATAGGAGGAGAGTACTTGATGATATTGCTAGGTga